One window from the genome of Canis lupus dingo isolate Sandy chromosome 15, ASM325472v2, whole genome shotgun sequence encodes:
- the LOC112654279 gene encoding olfactory receptor 11H6-like, with amino-acid sequence MYILLANFSFLEIWYVTSTVPNMLANLLSETSTISFYGCFLQFYFFFSMGTTETFFLSAMAFDRYLAICRPLHYSTVMTVQRCIRIGAGCWVCGFSCFLLPVYLISQLPFCGPNTIDHFLCDPGPLMKLSCVPATATEVICAVFNSVLIFSTFLFITSSYTLVIRAVLRVPSAEGRHKAFSTCGSHLAVVSLFYGSIMVMYVSPTAGNPAGIQKIVTLFYSVMTPLFNPLIYSLRNKEMKMALRKLFRIMRFGQKQPFKN; translated from the coding sequence ATGTATATCCTGCTGGCCAATTTTTCCTTCCTGGAGATCTGGTATGTCACTTCTACTGTCCCAAATATGCTAGCCAACTTGCTATCTGAGACCAGTACCATCTCCTTCTATGGCTGCTTCCTCCAGTTCTACTTCTTCTTCTCCATGGGCACCACTGAGACCTTCTTCTTGTCTGCCATGGCCTTTGACAGGTATCTTGCTATCTGCAGGCCCCTGCATTACTCCACTGTCATGACTGTTCAGCGTTGCATCAGAATAGGAGCCGGGTGCTGGGTGTGTGGCTTCTCCTGTTTTCTCCTCCCAGTTTACCTTATCTCTCAACTTCCTTTTTGTGGTCCTAATACAATTGATCATTTTTTATGTGATCCAGGGCCCCTTATGAAGCTGTCCTGTGTGCCAGCTACTGCTACTGAGGTCATCTGTGCCGTCTTTAACTCAGTCCTCATTTTCTCCACCTTCCTTTTCATTACCAGCTCCTATACTCTGGTTATCAGAGCTGTGCTGAGGGTCCCCTCAGCAGAAGGCCGGCATAAGGCCTTCTCCACATGTGGCTCCCATCTTGCTGTTGTGTCTCTGTTCTATGGCTCTATCATGGTGATGTATGTGAGCCCAACAGCAGGCAATCCAGCAGGGATTCAGAAAattgtgactttattttattctgtgatGACTCCACTTTTTAATCCCTTGATCTACAGCCTCCGGAATAAGGAGATGAAGATGGCCCTGAGAAAATTGTTTAGGATTATGAGATTTGGTCAAAAACAGCCTTTCAAGAACTAG